In one Pseudomonas sp. SCA2728.1_7 genomic region, the following are encoded:
- a CDS encoding PilZ domain-containing protein, translated as MNESVSPGPRNGILSLTIKDKSVLYAAYMPFIKNGGLFIPTNKSYKLGDEVFMLLNLMDEAEKIPVAGKVAWITPKGAQGNRAAGVGVQFNDGDNTARSRIETHLAGALKSDRPTHTM; from the coding sequence ATGAATGAATCTGTCAGCCCGGGGCCGCGCAACGGTATTTTGTCCCTGACCATCAAGGACAAGTCGGTGCTCTACGCCGCCTACATGCCGTTCATCAAGAACGGTGGCCTGTTCATCCCGACCAACAAAAGTTACAAGTTGGGCGACGAGGTGTTCATGCTGCTCAACCTGATGGACGAGGCCGAGAAGATTCCGGTGGCCGGCAAAGTCGCCTGGATCACCCCGAAAGGGGCGCAAGGCAATCGCGCTGCCGGTGTCGGCGTGCAGTTCAACGACGGCGACAACACCGCGCGCAGTCGCATCGAAACCCATCTGGCCGGAGCGCTTAAATCCGACCGTCCCACTCATACGATGTAA
- a CDS encoding TatD family hydrolase has product MLVDSHCHLDRLDLAAHDGSLDAALDAARERGVGHFLCIGVSADNAADVKALAERYDDVDCSVGVHPLDVQPGAAPALDWLLHELNHPKVVAIGETGLDYHYEPEAAELQQASFRLHLQAAQQTGKPVIIHTRGARADTLELLREAALPQAGVLHCFTEDWDMAKAALDMGYYISLSGIVTFRNADALRDVASKVPADRLLVETDSPYLAPIPYRGKPNLPQYVREVAEFLAMLRGENYERFAEQTTENFKRLFPLASVKSAL; this is encoded by the coding sequence ATGCTCGTAGATTCCCATTGTCACCTTGATCGCCTCGACCTCGCCGCCCATGACGGCTCGCTGGATGCTGCACTCGATGCGGCCCGTGAGCGCGGAGTAGGGCACTTCCTGTGTATCGGCGTGAGTGCCGACAACGCCGCCGACGTCAAAGCCCTGGCTGAGCGTTACGATGACGTTGATTGCTCGGTCGGCGTGCATCCGCTGGATGTGCAACCGGGCGCGGCGCCAGCGCTGGACTGGCTGCTGCACGAACTCAATCACCCGAAAGTGGTGGCGATCGGTGAAACCGGCCTCGATTATCACTACGAGCCGGAAGCCGCCGAGTTGCAGCAGGCGTCGTTTCGTCTGCACCTGCAAGCGGCGCAGCAGACCGGCAAACCGGTGATCATCCACACCCGTGGCGCGCGTGCCGATACCCTTGAGCTGTTGCGCGAAGCGGCATTGCCGCAGGCCGGCGTGCTGCATTGTTTCACCGAAGACTGGGACATGGCCAAGGCTGCACTGGACATGGGTTATTACATTTCCCTGTCGGGCATCGTCACCTTCCGCAATGCTGATGCGTTGCGCGACGTCGCGAGCAAGGTCCCGGCGGATCGCTTGCTGGTGGAAACCGATTCACCGTATCTGGCACCGATCCCTTATCGCGGCAAGCCGAACCTGCCGCAGTACGTGCGCGAAGTGGCGGAATTCCTGGCGATGCTGCGCGGTGAGAACTACGAGCGTTTTGCCGAGCAGACCACCGAGAACTTCAAGCGGTTGTTCCCGCTGGCGAGTGTTAAATCTGCCCTGTAA